A genomic stretch from Caulobacter sp. FWC2 includes:
- a CDS encoding GNAT family N-acetyltransferase: MNSSEHDAKSDLTLRFAVQEDMPALSALMDRAIGELLGAFLPPEGVKASFEIMGLDTQLIADGTYFVVEDSGEIAGCGGWSRRATLFGGDHSAGRDAALLDPQVDAARVRAMYTHPDHTRKGVGRLVLDACEAAARAEGFSRVEMAATMGGVPLYRACGYHDIEPFEAVTSTGYRVPLIRMGKAL, from the coding sequence ATGAATTCGTCCGAACACGACGCCAAGAGCGACCTGACCCTACGTTTCGCGGTCCAGGAGGACATGCCCGCCCTGTCGGCCCTCATGGACCGCGCGATCGGTGAACTGCTTGGCGCGTTCCTGCCGCCGGAGGGCGTGAAGGCCTCGTTCGAGATCATGGGTCTGGACACCCAGCTGATCGCCGACGGCACCTATTTCGTGGTCGAGGATTCCGGGGAGATCGCCGGATGCGGCGGCTGGAGCCGGCGGGCCACTCTGTTCGGCGGCGATCACTCGGCTGGGCGCGATGCGGCGCTGCTGGATCCGCAGGTCGACGCGGCGCGGGTGCGGGCGATGTACACCCACCCGGACCATACCCGCAAAGGCGTCGGCCGGCTCGTCCTGGACGCCTGCGAGGCCGCCGCCCGCGCCGAAGGCTTCAGCCGAGTGGAGATGGCCGCCACCATGGGCGGCGTCCCGTTGTATCGCGCCTGCGGCTACCACGACATCGAGCCGTTCGAAGCGGTGACCTCGACCGGCTATCGCGTACCGCTGATCCGGATGGGCAAGGCGCTCTAG